In Archangium violaceum, the following are encoded in one genomic region:
- a CDS encoding extracellular solute-binding protein: MKNLRLMIAAVCLCALGLIARPAAAAETKEIVLWHAYRAEEKTALEKVIAQFNAANASKGIKVTTLAVPYDAYADKISATVPRGKGPDIFIFAQDRLGGWIEAGNTVAPIDFFVDDALRKRFIPTTMEAMTYRGTVYGLPLNYKVITLIYNKKLVPTPPKTSGELVTIAKKLTDKKAGRFGLAYSYGDFYFHAALMNGFGGGVFGPGTTPTLNSPQNVKSVEQVMKWVEKDGILPAEPSSALITSLFNEGKAAMVFSGPWFLGEIAKGVDYGLAPLPTLDEAGGKPMRPWMTVEGVYISAPSKNTDAAFEVAKFLTSDEAAKVLALEGRQSPANLAVYSDPKVQADPQLKAFRDQVDTAVPMPNVPEMTMVWSPATSAMNSILKKAATPKAALDVAQKAVAKDVAGLRKK, from the coding sequence ATGAAGAACCTGCGACTGATGATCGCGGCCGTGTGCCTGTGCGCGCTCGGCCTGATTGCAAGGCCCGCCGCCGCCGCCGAGACGAAGGAGATCGTCCTGTGGCACGCCTACCGCGCCGAGGAGAAGACGGCGCTGGAGAAGGTGATCGCCCAGTTCAACGCCGCCAATGCCTCCAAGGGCATCAAGGTGACGACGCTGGCGGTGCCGTATGACGCCTACGCGGACAAGATCTCCGCCACCGTGCCGCGCGGCAAGGGCCCGGACATCTTCATCTTCGCCCAGGACCGCCTGGGTGGATGGATCGAAGCGGGCAACACGGTGGCGCCCATCGACTTCTTCGTGGATGACGCGCTTCGCAAGCGCTTCATCCCCACCACGATGGAGGCGATGACCTACCGCGGCACCGTGTACGGCCTGCCGCTGAACTACAAGGTCATCACGCTCATCTACAACAAGAAGCTCGTGCCCACCCCGCCCAAGACGAGCGGCGAGCTGGTGACGATCGCCAAGAAGCTCACCGACAAGAAGGCGGGCCGCTTCGGTCTGGCGTACTCCTACGGTGACTTCTACTTCCACGCGGCCCTGATGAACGGCTTCGGCGGCGGCGTGTTCGGCCCGGGCACCACGCCCACCCTCAACTCGCCGCAGAACGTGAAGTCGGTGGAGCAGGTGATGAAGTGGGTGGAGAAGGACGGCATCCTCCCGGCCGAGCCCTCCTCGGCGCTCATCACCTCGCTCTTCAACGAGGGCAAGGCGGCCATGGTGTTCTCCGGCCCCTGGTTCCTGGGGGAGATCGCCAAGGGCGTGGACTACGGCCTGGCGCCGCTGCCCACGCTGGACGAGGCCGGTGGCAAGCCGATGCGCCCGTGGATGACGGTGGAGGGCGTGTACATCTCCGCTCCGTCGAAGAACACGGACGCGGCGTTCGAGGTGGCGAAGTTCCTCACCAGCGACGAGGCCGCCAAGGTGCTCGCGCTGGAGGGCCGTCAGAGCCCCGCCAACCTGGCGGTGTATTCCGATCCGAAGGTGCAGGCGGACCCGCAGCTCAAGGCGTTCCGCGACCAGGTCGACACGGCGGTGCCGATGCCCAACGTGCCGGAGATGACGATGGTCTGGTCGCCGGCCACCTCGGCGATGAACTCCATCCTCAAGAAGGCCGCCACGCCCAAGGCCGCCCTCGACGTAGCCCAGAAGGCCGTGGCCAAGGACGTGGCCGGCCTGCGCAAGAAGTGA
- a CDS encoding carbohydrate ABC transporter permease — protein sequence MAPQRTGDEQNDVAAHALGERGHTQALHSTGGRPSGGSSGPGAPHRGRVFVGLSLALGLSLAIAHGLLAGALDKMSTERADRQSLVSLRALEDLVQRAGGSGDAVRAVVSTWKEQLPPGSAVRVIAFSGIQLEASTFPEDQGERAAPRRLSREEKPLYDRGQRLRAAVETNREEGSARKLEVETEALPDGRRLLSAPVEVDGSVVGMVELATAPLAAPLKPGMLATLAFFLVPLAVCGAAAFVVRRQGLLVAMSVVLLAAGLGGYVSYSLGTLGSEVHATQTLVASQLQAMAQRAQAVMAERQLAAEPALQPGNWDADQFRRPLGLVTPAGEVNEAVVSARVAELRSGAGRALGGLGALALAVLLFIGMGGLARTVETVVEYRTAYLYIAPAMVGMLVLVFFPFFYGITLSFTDSNLYNTGQALSDIWVGLRNYVEILGDFNIARRAQDGSLVFNYLNFYYTLFFTVVWTVTNVTIGVTVGLALALMLNVQGLALRPVYRVLLILPWAMPNYITALIWKGMFHQQFGVVNHVIRMFGGQGLAWYDTPTTSFLTALATNGWLSFPFMMVVSLGALTSIPNELYEAARVDGASRWQQFKSITLPSLKPALVPAVILSVVWTFNMFNIIFLVTEGEPSNSTEILVTQAYKFAFQRYRYGYAAAYSTVIFGILLLYSVVQNRMSRATEAA from the coding sequence ATGGCCCCACAGCGAACCGGCGATGAGCAGAATGACGTCGCCGCCCACGCGCTCGGCGAGCGCGGTCACACCCAAGCCCTCCACAGTACCGGGGGCCGTCCCTCGGGCGGCTCGTCGGGCCCTGGTGCTCCCCACCGCGGGCGGGTGTTCGTGGGGCTCTCCCTCGCGCTCGGTCTGTCCCTGGCGATCGCCCACGGCCTGCTGGCCGGGGCGCTGGACAAGATGTCCACCGAGCGCGCGGATCGCCAGTCCCTCGTGTCCCTGCGTGCGCTGGAGGACCTGGTCCAGCGCGCGGGGGGCTCGGGGGATGCCGTGCGCGCCGTGGTGTCCACGTGGAAGGAGCAGCTTCCGCCGGGCAGCGCGGTGCGAGTGATTGCCTTCTCGGGCATCCAGCTCGAGGCCTCCACCTTCCCCGAGGACCAGGGGGAGCGCGCGGCGCCGCGCCGGCTGTCGCGCGAGGAGAAGCCCCTCTACGACCGCGGGCAGCGGCTGCGCGCCGCGGTGGAGACCAACCGGGAGGAAGGCTCCGCGCGCAAGCTGGAGGTGGAGACGGAGGCGCTGCCGGATGGCCGGCGCCTGCTGAGCGCGCCGGTGGAGGTGGACGGCTCGGTGGTGGGCATGGTGGAGCTGGCCACGGCTCCGCTGGCGGCCCCGTTGAAGCCGGGCATGCTGGCGACGCTGGCCTTCTTCCTGGTGCCGCTGGCGGTGTGTGGTGCCGCGGCCTTCGTCGTGCGCCGCCAGGGCCTGCTCGTCGCCATGTCGGTGGTGTTGCTCGCGGCGGGCCTGGGTGGCTACGTGTCCTATTCGCTGGGCACGTTGGGCTCCGAGGTGCATGCGACGCAGACGCTCGTGGCCTCGCAGCTACAAGCGATGGCGCAGCGGGCCCAGGCGGTGATGGCCGAGCGGCAGCTCGCGGCCGAGCCGGCGCTGCAGCCCGGCAACTGGGACGCGGATCAGTTCCGCCGTCCGCTGGGGCTGGTGACGCCGGCGGGTGAGGTGAACGAGGCGGTGGTGTCCGCGCGCGTGGCCGAGCTGCGCTCGGGCGCGGGCCGCGCGCTCGGTGGGCTGGGCGCGCTGGCCCTGGCCGTGCTGCTCTTCATCGGCATGGGCGGTCTGGCCCGCACGGTGGAGACGGTGGTGGAGTACCGGACGGCCTACCTCTACATCGCCCCGGCGATGGTGGGCATGCTGGTCCTCGTCTTCTTCCCGTTCTTCTACGGCATCACCCTGTCCTTCACCGACTCCAACCTCTACAACACGGGGCAGGCGCTGTCGGACATCTGGGTGGGCCTGCGCAACTACGTGGAGATCCTCGGCGACTTCAACATCGCCCGGAGGGCGCAGGACGGGTCGCTCGTCTTCAACTACCTCAACTTCTATTACACGCTCTTCTTCACGGTGGTGTGGACGGTCACCAACGTGACCATCGGCGTGACGGTGGGCCTGGCGCTGGCGCTCATGCTCAACGTGCAGGGGCTGGCGCTGCGGCCGGTGTACCGCGTGCTGCTCATCCTGCCGTGGGCCATGCCCAACTACATCACCGCGCTCATCTGGAAGGGCATGTTCCACCAGCAGTTCGGCGTGGTGAACCACGTCATCCGGATGTTCGGTGGACAGGGGCTCGCCTGGTACGACACGCCGACGACGTCGTTCCTCACGGCGCTCGCCACCAACGGCTGGCTGAGCTTCCCCTTCATGATGGTGGTGTCGCTGGGCGCGCTGACGTCCATCCCCAACGAGCTCTACGAGGCCGCGCGCGTGGATGGGGCCTCTCGCTGGCAGCAGTTCAAGTCGATTACACTGCCCTCGCTCAAGCCCGCGCTGGTCCCGGCCGTCATCCTGTCGGTCGTCTGGACCTTCAACATGTTCAACATCATCTTCCTGGTGACCGAGGGCGAGCCGAGCAACTCGACGGAAATCCTCGTGACCCAGGCGTACAAGTTCGCCTTCCAGCGCTACCGCTACGGGTACGCGGCGGCGTACTCGACGGTCATCTTCGGCATCCTGCTGCTCTACAGCGTGGTGCAGAACCGCATGTCGCGCGCCACGGAGGCCGCCTGA
- a CDS encoding sugar ABC transporter permease, which translates to MFSRRDGVPHWPLHVLLTGFTLFTLYPILWVITIAFSGKQSLAIATIPEEPSFLDQVRAVMPWPETWSFSNFVSVMRDQPFGQWMFNSAVIALGTTVVGVFLACTAAYAFSRFKFAGQRAGMMAFLVSQMFPGTLMLIPLYIILVQWLGLGSSRFGLMIVYATTSIPFSVWMLKGYFDTIPKDLEEAALIEGASVGKIFWTIILPLAKPAVAVTALFSFMTSWNEFILAATFMDQETMYTAPVGLRFFVGGFSQQWGYFAAGSIIVSVPVVVLFLFLQKYLVSGLTAGSVKG; encoded by the coding sequence ATGTTCTCGCGTCGAGATGGGGTGCCCCACTGGCCGCTGCACGTGCTGCTGACGGGCTTCACCCTCTTCACCCTCTACCCCATCCTCTGGGTCATCACGATCGCCTTCTCGGGTAAGCAGAGCCTGGCGATCGCCACGATCCCCGAGGAGCCCTCGTTCCTGGACCAGGTGCGCGCCGTCATGCCCTGGCCGGAGACGTGGTCGTTCTCCAACTTCGTCTCGGTGATGAGGGATCAGCCCTTCGGGCAGTGGATGTTCAACAGCGCCGTCATCGCGCTGGGCACCACGGTGGTGGGCGTGTTCCTCGCGTGCACCGCGGCCTATGCCTTCAGCCGCTTCAAGTTCGCCGGCCAGCGCGCGGGCATGATGGCCTTCCTCGTGTCCCAGATGTTCCCGGGCACGCTGATGCTCATCCCCCTCTACATCATCCTGGTGCAGTGGCTGGGCCTGGGCAGCTCGCGCTTCGGCCTGATGATCGTCTACGCCACCACCTCCATCCCCTTCAGCGTGTGGATGCTCAAGGGCTACTTCGACACGATTCCGAAGGACCTGGAGGAGGCCGCGCTCATCGAGGGCGCGTCGGTGGGGAAGATCTTCTGGACCATCATCCTGCCGCTGGCCAAGCCGGCGGTGGCGGTGACGGCGCTCTTCTCGTTCATGACGTCGTGGAACGAGTTCATCCTCGCGGCCACCTTCATGGACCAGGAGACGATGTACACGGCGCCGGTGGGCTTGCGCTTCTTCGTGGGTGGCTTCTCGCAGCAGTGGGGCTACTTCGCCGCGGGCTCCATCATCGTCTCGGTGCCGGTGGTCGTCCTGTTCCTGTTCCTCCAGAAGTACCTCGTCTCCGGCCTGACCGCCGGCAGCGTCAAGGGTTAG